The Bacteroides ovatus genomic interval TCCGGAAAGACAGAGGAATTGATTCGCAGAATGAAGAGAGCGAAATTCGCGAAACAACGTGTCGAGATATTCAAACCTGCTATCGACACCCGTTATTCAGAAGAAGACGTAGTCTCTCACGACAGCCATTCTATCGCCTCCACTCCCATCGATTCGTCAGCCAGCATTTTACTGTTTACTTCTGAGATAGATGTAGTAGGTATTGATGAAGCACAGTTCTTCGACAGCGGTTTGATTGATGTATGCAACCAGCTTGCCAACAATGGAATCCGTGTTATCATTGCAGGATTGGATATGGACTTCAAAGGAAATCCGTTCGGACCTATGCCACAATTGTGCGCCATTGCCGATGAAGTCTCCAAAGTTCATGCGATCTGTGTGAAATGTGGTCAGCTGGCTTCTTTCTCACATCGTACAGTCAAGAATGAGAAACAGGTTCTTTTAGGCGAAACAGCCGAATATGAACCTCTGTGCAGGGAATGTTATCTCCGTGCACGAGGGGAAGATGAGCAGAAAGTATAAACTCTATAAAAGAAACAGATTATGGAAAGGAAAAAGATAACATTTGACAGTTTTATACGCGGTTCCATCGGATGTATGTTAGTTGTAGGAATATTAATGCTCGTGGAACGTCTTAGCGGAGTGTTATTGCCTTTCTTTATTGCGTGGCTGATAGCTTATATGGTCTATCCGTTAGTCAAATTCTTCCAGTATAAGCTACGATTAAAAAGCCGCATTATTTCCATCTTCTGTTCCTTATTCCTCATTACGGTTATCGGAGTCACTTTATTCTATCTATTAGTGCCGCCGATGATTTCGGAAATAGGCAGAATGAACGATTTGTTGGTGACTTACCTCACCAATGGAGCCGGTAACAATGTACCTAAGAACCTTTCTGAATTTATCCACGAGAACATTGATCTTCAGGCGTTGAACCGTGTATTAAGTGAAGAGAATATCCTGGCGGCAATCAAGGATACCGTCCCCAGAGTGTGGACTTTGCTTGCAGAATCTCTCAACATTCTATTCAGCATCCTTGCCTCCTTCATTATATTATTATATGTAATCTTTATATTATTGGATTACGAAGCAATAGCTGAAGGATGGTTACATCTGCTACCCAATAAATACCGTACGTTTGCCTCCAACCTAGTTCACGACGTACAGGATGGTATGAACAGATATTTCCGTGGACAGGCTTTGGTTGCTTTTTGCGTAGGTATCCTTTTCAGCATTGGCTTCCTGATTATCGATTTCCCCATGGCTATCGCTTTGGGACTTTTCATCGGAGCATTGAATATGGTTCCTTACTTACAAATCATCGGTTTCCTGCCCACCATTCTATTGGCAATCCTCAAAGCTGCCGACACCGGACAGAACTTCTGGATTATCATTGCATGTGCATTAGCTGTCTTTGCAATCGTACAAATCATACAGGATACCTTCCTTGTCCCCAAAATCATGGGAAAGATTACCGGACTGAATCCTGCCATCATTCTTTTATCTCTTTCCATCTGGGGTTCATTAATGGGAATGCTCGGCATGATCATCGCCTTACCACTAACAACTTTAATGCTCTCCTACTACCAACGCTTTATTATCAACAAAGAAAAGATAAAATATGATGAAGCCGAAACTACTGATAATCAAGAAACAAGCCATAACTAGGAAAAATAATTGAAACTTTTTTCTACGGAATGCTTGCAAATTAAATAAAAGTAACTACCTTTGCACCCGCAATCAGGAAATAACTGATTCGCAAATAAGGATTGATTCGCTAGCTCAGCAGGTAGAGCACAACACTTTTAATGTTGGGGTCCTGGGTTCGAGCCCCAGGCGGATCACAAAAATAGAAAAAAGCCTCTGATTCTCAGAGGCTTTTTTCTTACTTTACGGCTTTACTCCCCCAATTTCCTAATCATATTTTTCGCAAAATATTTTCTATTCATGTGTCTAATTAGACACTTTCATCTTCTATTTCAATATATTCAATATGTTTTTTCAAAAAAGTTGGATATCTCTTAAAATTTGACTATTTTTAGCGACACATAGTTGACAATAAAAATAGCACATAACATAAATATGGGTCAAACTAATCAAATCAATAGGTTATATAGGATAGCAGAATTAGTGCTATTCATTACATCCTATACACCCTTATTTATTTTGATTGTACTCAAACAAATCTCAGAAAATGTTACATACTTAAATTGGGGAGGAATAAACAGAGAATCTATTAATCTTTTCATTGAGAAGTTTGGTTTTTCGTTTTCATTAATTACAATTTCTATATTTAGCCTTATAGGATGTAGGTTTTTATTTTCAAATTTTCAAAAAAACATTAACAATGGAGAAATTGTCATCCTAACAGATGTTCGAAATCGAAATAGTGAATCAATAGGCTATATTGCAACATATATAATTCCTTTTATTTTCCAATGTTTTAACACGCGATATGAGATTTTCGCATTCACCTTTTTAATGATAATCATCTATCGTATTTATGTAAACTCAAATCTATTATTAATAAACCCAATTTTGAGTTTTAAATACTCTATCTTTGAAATAGAATACATAGAACAAAGAGGAAAGAAAAGAAATGGACTAATAATAATTGAGGATAAATACATTCTTGAAGATACAATGATCAATATTTATCCTATTGGATACAAACTTTTCTTCGCTAAAAACAGAGAATAACAAAATATAAATAATAATATGACACTACAAGAAATTTTAGACAAGGTTAGCACCACCAATGTCAATGATCTTCGCTTATACTTTATCACTAGAGTATTAAAAGATAACATAAAGAAAAGTGCAAAAATCATAGACAAATACCTCTTTAAAGTTTATCAAGTTGATATTGATGATGAAATTAGACAATACTTGTATGATTTATCTATTGAACAATTAGATAAAGTCATAAAAAAAAACTATGAAATACTTGATTATGACGTTATAAGTGATGATACTCAGCACTTATTTACTTATTCTATGCAAAATAAGATTTTCTCCTTTTCCGACGTAGTTTGTAATCAACTCAATACCACTCCTCCAAAAATGCAGAGCATTGAATCTATCTTATCAAATAAAGATGAATTGTGGGCTTATTGCGTTGGATTCAATGATTCTGAAGAAAGAGATTGGATTTACACTTTTAGAAAAATCCAATCAGGGAAAGTTGCCATAGACGAGAAAGAAAACAAAAGTATACTAAAAACAATTAGAACCTATTTTGATACATCAAATCAAAAATTAGAACTACTCAAAGGAGAGACGGTAAATTTAGACAAACAGATAGACTGTATTTACTACGATGAAACTTTCTATGTTATCAAAAAAGTAAATTTCGAACAAATAGTTGGACTACAAGAGGAATATAAAGAACAATCCAAAATTGTTGTTAACGAATTAAGAGAAACAGGAAAATTTAATGGATTAGAAATGATTGAAGAAAAAATAGAATCAACACCATCAATACACAAAAAGCTAGTTCGTATCGCAAGAATCGGAAACTATAGGACTATAGATGACAAGATAATAAAGAAAATGAAAACAGTATGTAATAGATATGGTGTTAAGCTCAATGTTAAAGAAGGAAAGCTTAGCATTGAAGAAGAAGCAGACATTGATACAATATTAAAAATGCTTGCTGATTATTATAAAACAGGAGAAGTTTCAGGAAAAGCATACGGAACATTTGCGGGAAAAGAACTAGTAAATAAGCAATAGTAAAAAGAGGTATTTAATGCGATAAGGGCACTGTCCACATTTTTTGTATAAATAGTAAACTACAGAATTCAAGTATAAAAACCTGAATTCTGTAGTTAAATCACCAATGATTATAGCGAAAATATCTTTTCACCCACAATCAGCAGCAATTTTTCATTTTCCTCTCTTAAAAACTCAATTTCTTCTTTCAACCAATCTATTTCCTTGTTTTTTGAAGAAATCAATTCAGCTATCATTGCATTAGGAGTATAATTACGACTGATAAAACTCAATATCTTGGAGATATTTATTTCTTCTCTTTTTTTAAAGTTTCAAATTGCTCCTTTTGTTTATCCAACAGCTTTTCGAAAATCTCAATTACCTGTTCAACAGGAAAACTATTAAAGGTCTGATTATTACCTGTATTACTGACAGCACTTTTAACACCGCAATTCTCGTAGAAGTTATTCGTATTATACAAGATTGTCTCTTCATTAAAATTCTTCAGGCCATCTACAGTAACGCCTAATGCTGAAGCAATCTCGCCTAATCGTTCATCGTCAAACTTCTCTGTTTGTTCTATTTTCGAAACAGCCTGTTTCGTTATACCTAACAAATCACCGAGTTCCGCTTGAGTCATTCCCCGAAGCCGACGCACCCGTTCAATTTTTCTTCCCAGATGAATCGTATTTGTGTACTTTTCCGTTTCCATATTCCAGTCTGTTGATTATTTGCCCTGCTTTATGCACTCTCTTAGAATCTCTATTTTCTCCTGTTCACTTTTCAACAAGCGTTCATACAGTTCAACCACCTTTTCAAGAGGATTAATCTGTTGCGTATGAGCTGCATAAACAGTTGCTGTTGCTCCCGGAGAAATCGTGGCATCTTTATAGTTATTAATATTACAAATGGCTTTTTCAACATCAAAATCCTTGATGACATCAGTAGATATTCCTAAGACTTCAGCTATTTTTGTCAACAGTCCGTCTTCTATCTCATCTTGTTTCTCTATTTTCGAAATCTCCTGTTGACTAACACCCAGATCAGAAGCCAACGCTTCCTGTTTCATACCCAGATACACACGGATTCTTTGCAGATTGCGACCGACATGCCTTTGATTCACCTTGTCTTTTACTTTAATATCCATATCATTGTTGCTTTAGTAAATACATTGAGACAAAGATAATGAAAATAAAATTCGCAACTACATATCACCCTTTGAAAAAGACAGCTTTCTATCTGTTTCTCTTTTGAATATAACCTAATTAGATCTATTTTATCCCAGTCTTTATCATTCTTATCTACTTCTAAAACTTTACTACTGTAAAGTTTACGACGGGTAAAGGTTTAATCAACAACAATATTACCTTATAAAATCAAATATACAATAGGTAGTAAGAAACAACTCTGTCCTGATAAAAGTCAACTTTATTTTTTTCAATCCCCAGTTCTATATGCATAATTTTGCCCTGTCAGTTTTTTTACTGACATGAATCGTGGCGCCACATTCAAAACAGTAAGAGAATAATGTTCAATTGACATTAACATTCTGAACAATCATCATTTAACCAATAAAATCTAATAGCCTATGGGGTAAATAAAGTCGTTACAATCGAGACATAGCTTTAAATTGTCCGAAAATTTAGCTATCCAAAAACAAATTAGTAAACATACAATTAAACAAAAAGCATGAAATCATTTTCTGATAAAACAAACATAGGGGAGAATAATCCCCTAAAGACTGTTTATAGAATGAATTTTTACCTATTATTCCTATTAATAGGTTCATTGTCGATACTTGGATCAACACGGGCTTATTGCCAACAGAGCAGAACGATCTCGGGTATAGTGAAAAACTCTCAAGGAGAGACGATTATCGGAGCGAATATCGTTGAAAAAGGTACCAGTAACGGGACGATTACGAATGTAGACGGACTGTTCACACTGCGCATAGCGCCCAATGCAGTATTAAAGGTATCTTATATGGGATACACAGAGCAGGAAGTCAATACACGCAACAAGAACAAGCTGGAAATCATACTGACGGAAGATGCCAGATTGATTGATGAAGTAGTGGTGGTAGGATACGGATCGGTCAAAAAACGGGATTTGACGGGGGCAGTAACCTCCGTCAAAAGTGCGGAAGTACTGGCCGCCCCTACCAATAATGTGATGGAAGCCCTTCAAGGCAAGATACCCGGAATGGATATCACCAAAACTTCGGGACAGGTAGGAGGTGATGTCACTATTCTGTTACGTGGTTCACGATCTATTTATGGCAGCAACGAACCGTTGTTTATTATCGATGGAATCCCCGGCAGTTATAGCCAGGTCAGCCCGTCGGACATCGAGAGTGTAGATGTGTTGAAAGATGCTTCTTCCACCGCCATTTATGGTTCCGCAGGAGCAAACGGCGTTGTAATCATCACCACCAAAAGAGGAAAAGAGGGAAAAGCGACCGTAAACTTCGATGCTTATTACGGATTCAGCGGTTCACCCAACTACAGACATGGGATGACGCGGGATGAATGGGTCACCTACCAGCAAGAAGCCTATAAATATAAAAACGGTGACTATCCAACCGATATGTCCGCCCTACTGGGGAAACAGGATTTTATAGATGCATACAACGACGGCAAATGGATAGACTGGATAGATGAAGTGTCGGGCAACACGGCTACCACACAGAAATACAGTCTTTCGGTCAGCAGTGGCACTGAAAAAACAAAATTATTTGCTTCGACTTCCTACAACCGGGAAGAAGGTTTACTTAATAACGAAAATCTGAACAGATATTCGTTACGCCTCAACCTGGATCAGCAGATATTTTCATGGGCAAAGGTGGGCTTTACCTCCAATTTAGTCTACCGGGACTTGAACTCCGGCGTGAAAAACACATTCACCAAATCTCTCTCCGCCATCCCGTTGGGTGATGCTTATACCGAAAAAGGGGAGATCAATCACGAATACATCACGGGACAATATTCCCCGATGAGTGATTTTATAGAGAACCAGTATGTAGACAACACGCGTTCTACCTACCTGAACATGAGTGGCTATGTCGAACTAACTCCCATCAAAGACCTGACTTTTACCAGTCGTGTCAATGGTACGTTGAATCACTCACGCCGCGGGCAATACTGGGGAGAGAAGTGCAATGCCAACCGTCCGTCTTATGCAGGTTCACCGCATGCTTCCATCACCAACAACAATGCCTGGAATTACACTTGGGAAAATATTCTCGCATACAACACAACCATCGCCAAAGACCATAATCTGGGAGGTTCACTGATTACTTCCTGGAATAAGAACCAGTCGGAAAGCAGCATGGCTGCCGCCAGCGGTCAGATGGTAGATCAATGGTCTTTCTGGCGACTGACATCGGGCACTTCCCAACATGTGGAATCCGACTTCGCACAGACACAGAAAATGTCTTTTGCCTTCCGTCTGAACTATTCATACAAAGGCAAATACCTATTTAATTTCTCTACCCGTTGGGACGGTGTTTCACAATTTTCTACCGGACATAAATGGGATGCTTTCCCCGCAGGTGCACTGGCGTGGAGAATATCAGACGAGGCATTTATGGAAAAGACACGTAGTTGGCTGGACAACCTGAAATTGAGAGTGAGCTACGGCATCACGGGTAACTCGGGAGGAACCACCGCATACAGCACCACAACACAAGCATACGTATATACCGCTTCGGGAATTTCCATTAATGGGAAGATTGTTCCTTTCACGCAATACTCCGGTACTTACGGTAGTTCCGATCTCGGCTGGGAGAAGTCATACAACTGGAATGTGGGGTTGGATTTCGGTATCCTGAACGGTCGCATTGACGGATCGATAGAATGGTTCAAGACAACCACCAAAGGATTATTATTCAAACGTACATTGCCCATCACCAGCGGTCTGACCGGATGGGGATCGCCTCTGGCTATCTGGCAGAACATCGCCCAGACCAGTAACCAAGGTGTGGAAGCAACGATCACTTCGCACAACATACGGCACAAGGATTTCACCTGGAACACTACTTTATCCATCACCTGGAACAAGGAACAAATAGACGATCTGCCTGACGGTGATCTGATCGCCGAAAACCTGTTTGTCGGTGAACCGATTAAAGCTATTTACGGATATAAATATACCGGAATCTGGGGAACCGATACTCCACAGGAAACATTGGATGCCTACGGCGTAAAACCCGGATTCATCAAGATAGAAACCTTAGACCAAAAAGGTGATGGAGGTGTACATAAATACAGTACGGAAGACCGGCAAATTCTAGGACATTCCAATCCGGACTGGATCATCGGATTCAGCAATTCCTTCACCTACAAAAATTTTGATTTATCCGTCTTTGCCATGGCGCGTTACGGACAGACAATCAACAGTGACCTGCTCGGTTATTATACTGCCGAACAGAGCGTAACCAAAAATCAACTGGCAGGCGTAGACTACTGGACAGAGGATAATCAAGGAGC includes:
- a CDS encoding helix-turn-helix domain-containing protein; translation: METEKYTNTIHLGRKIERVRRLRGMTQAELGDLLGITKQAVSKIEQTEKFDDERLGEIASALGVTVDGLKNFNEETILYNTNNFYENCGVKSAVSNTGNNQTFNSFPVEQVIEIFEKLLDKQKEQFETLKKEKK
- a CDS encoding thymidine kinase, which encodes MVLFSEDHIQETRRRGRIEVICGSMFSGKTEELIRRMKRAKFAKQRVEIFKPAIDTRYSEEDVVSHDSHSIASTPIDSSASILLFTSEIDVVGIDEAQFFDSGLIDVCNQLANNGIRVIIAGLDMDFKGNPFGPMPQLCAIADEVSKVHAICVKCGQLASFSHRTVKNEKQVLLGETAEYEPLCRECYLRARGEDEQKV
- a CDS encoding Kiwa anti-phage protein KwaB-like domain-containing protein, producing the protein MTLQEILDKVSTTNVNDLRLYFITRVLKDNIKKSAKIIDKYLFKVYQVDIDDEIRQYLYDLSIEQLDKVIKKNYEILDYDVISDDTQHLFTYSMQNKIFSFSDVVCNQLNTTPPKMQSIESILSNKDELWAYCVGFNDSEERDWIYTFRKIQSGKVAIDEKENKSILKTIRTYFDTSNQKLELLKGETVNLDKQIDCIYYDETFYVIKKVNFEQIVGLQEEYKEQSKIVVNELRETGKFNGLEMIEEKIESTPSIHKKLVRIARIGNYRTIDDKIIKKMKTVCNRYGVKLNVKEGKLSIEEEADIDTILKMLADYYKTGEVSGKAYGTFAGKELVNKQ
- a CDS encoding AI-2E family transporter gives rise to the protein MERKKITFDSFIRGSIGCMLVVGILMLVERLSGVLLPFFIAWLIAYMVYPLVKFFQYKLRLKSRIISIFCSLFLITVIGVTLFYLLVPPMISEIGRMNDLLVTYLTNGAGNNVPKNLSEFIHENIDLQALNRVLSEENILAAIKDTVPRVWTLLAESLNILFSILASFIILLYVIFILLDYEAIAEGWLHLLPNKYRTFASNLVHDVQDGMNRYFRGQALVAFCVGILFSIGFLIIDFPMAIALGLFIGALNMVPYLQIIGFLPTILLAILKAADTGQNFWIIIACALAVFAIVQIIQDTFLVPKIMGKITGLNPAIILLSLSIWGSLMGMLGMIIALPLTTLMLSYYQRFIINKEKIKYDEAETTDNQETSHN
- a CDS encoding helix-turn-helix domain-containing protein; this encodes MDIKVKDKVNQRHVGRNLQRIRVYLGMKQEALASDLGVSQQEISKIEKQDEIEDGLLTKIAEVLGISTDVIKDFDVEKAICNINNYKDATISPGATATVYAAHTQQINPLEKVVELYERLLKSEQEKIEILRECIKQGK
- a CDS encoding SusC/RagA family TonB-linked outer membrane protein; the protein is MKSFSDKTNIGENNPLKTVYRMNFYLLFLLIGSLSILGSTRAYCQQSRTISGIVKNSQGETIIGANIVEKGTSNGTITNVDGLFTLRIAPNAVLKVSYMGYTEQEVNTRNKNKLEIILTEDARLIDEVVVVGYGSVKKRDLTGAVTSVKSAEVLAAPTNNVMEALQGKIPGMDITKTSGQVGGDVTILLRGSRSIYGSNEPLFIIDGIPGSYSQVSPSDIESVDVLKDASSTAIYGSAGANGVVIITTKRGKEGKATVNFDAYYGFSGSPNYRHGMTRDEWVTYQQEAYKYKNGDYPTDMSALLGKQDFIDAYNDGKWIDWIDEVSGNTATTQKYSLSVSSGTEKTKLFASTSYNREEGLLNNENLNRYSLRLNLDQQIFSWAKVGFTSNLVYRDLNSGVKNTFTKSLSAIPLGDAYTEKGEINHEYITGQYSPMSDFIENQYVDNTRSTYLNMSGYVELTPIKDLTFTSRVNGTLNHSRRGQYWGEKCNANRPSYAGSPHASITNNNAWNYTWENILAYNTTIAKDHNLGGSLITSWNKNQSESSMAAASGQMVDQWSFWRLTSGTSQHVESDFAQTQKMSFAFRLNYSYKGKYLFNFSTRWDGVSQFSTGHKWDAFPAGALAWRISDEAFMEKTRSWLDNLKLRVSYGITGNSGGTTAYSTTTQAYVYTASGISINGKIVPFTQYSGTYGSSDLGWEKSYNWNVGLDFGILNGRIDGSIEWFKTTTKGLLFKRTLPITSGLTGWGSPLAIWQNIAQTSNQGVEATITSHNIRHKDFTWNTTLSITWNKEQIDDLPDGDLIAENLFVGEPIKAIYGYKYTGIWGTDTPQETLDAYGVKPGFIKIETLDQKGDGGVHKYSTEDRQILGHSNPDWIIGFSNSFTYKNFDLSVFAMARYGQTINSDLLGYYTAEQSVTKNQLAGVDYWTEDNQGAYFPRPGTGDEQKTVYPSLRVRDGSFIKIKNITLGYTLPVNISRKVLMEKCRIYATAYNPFIFVKDKQLKDTDPETNGSDAFPTYRQFVFGVNLTF